Proteins from a genomic interval of Pseudoalteromonas sp. MEBiC 03607:
- a CDS encoding TetR/AcrR family transcriptional regulator: MSTKDKIIHTSIELFNRHGERAITTNHIAAHMGISPGNLYYHFKNKEDIIRHIFALYSEHLHTHFKPLSPDDDALENLAGYLDSLFELMWRYQFFYDNLGDILSRDEVLKKDYIDFQAALLEQVKEVLLALRAGGIICIEDDDVTELAHMLKMTVSFWTPYIKARRLSGELAREDIYNGILKVLLLLKAHCTEQHLPQVNQLRAKYLALSEASDPEQ; the protein is encoded by the coding sequence ATGAGTACAAAGGATAAAATCATACACACCAGCATCGAGTTATTTAATCGCCACGGTGAGCGTGCTATTACAACCAACCATATTGCTGCACATATGGGCATTAGCCCTGGTAACTTGTATTACCATTTTAAAAATAAAGAAGACATTATCCGTCATATCTTTGCTTTGTATAGTGAACATTTACATACGCATTTTAAACCCTTGTCTCCTGATGATGATGCACTTGAAAACCTAGCAGGTTACCTTGATTCGCTGTTTGAACTGATGTGGCGTTATCAATTTTTTTATGACAACTTGGGCGATATTTTATCTCGCGATGAAGTATTAAAAAAAGATTACATTGATTTTCAAGCGGCGTTGCTAGAGCAAGTGAAAGAAGTTTTATTAGCACTTCGTGCTGGCGGTATCATCTGTATTGAAGATGATGATGTTACAGAGCTTGCACACATGTTAAAAATGACGGTTAGCTTTTGGACCCCGTATATAAAGGCGCGTCGCTTAAGTGGTGAGTTAGCAAGGGAAGATATCTACAATGGTATTTTAAAAGTGCTATTGCTGTTAAAAGCGCATTGCACAGAGCAGCATTT